The nucleotide window CAATCGAAAGGGATTTTGATcattagaagaaaatagcaaaaacttAGTCGTGTAATTAATGTGCAGTATAGTCGTGTAATTACACGACTaagtttctgctattttcttctaaTGATCAAAATCCCTTTTGATTGTGCTTTCATCCATATAAAAACAAACTTACAAGAATGAGTGAATAATGAAGTTTTAAttccatttaaatttaatttgagtTCCAACTCCAATCAATATATATATCCAACATGGCGTTTTTGCATTCTATCATTGTGTAtgttgttttaaaaaaaaaaaaaaaaaaaaaaaaaaaaaaagaaacttgtAATGAAATCTCTATGCCAGTAGCTTCCTTATGAATAATGAGAATTGTCTTATTTATTTGAGTTGGATAAAATTTAAGAAGGAAGCCATAATTCAGGACCATAGATTCATTAttgaaaaaaagaattaaaaataaagataagtaAGGGCGGGATTTGTACCACCGAATGGACAATGTTGTCTATTTCATGAATATGTACACTCCTGTTCAAATTGAAATGAATCCCCTATAAAAGCCACATTGACGCCTCTAGGAAATTGTAACACATACAAAGATGGGTAGTCTAATAGGGCATGTATTACCAGGCACAGCTTTCCTTGCACTAGGTTTATGGCATCTCTTTAATCACATTAAACTCTATTCTCTACATCCAAACTCCTACACGTCTTCTCCTTGGTTCCCCACCTCAAAACTAAGGTACTTGGAGCTCTTCTTGATCATGGCAGGAAGCTCTATCTCCATTTCCATGGAGCTTTTCATTGGTCCTGAGAGACACCAACCCTTTGATCCTGATGGAACCATACCATCAAATCATCTCAGAAACTTTGAGCACTCTTCAATTTCAATGCTTTTCTTGGTTTATGCAACTTTTGCAATTCTTCTTGACAGATTTAAGCCTAAAGCTCAACTTGGTCTAACACAGCTTCTTGGAGCAGTAGCTTTTGGGCAGCAGTTCTTTCTCTTTCATCTCCACTCAACAGATCACAAGGGTCTGGAAGGGCAATACCATTTGCTTCTCCAAGCTATTATAATTGTTTCTTTAGTCACCACTCTTATGGGAATTGGGCTTCCAAGGAGTTTCTTGGTTAGCTTTGTGAGGTCTGTTAGTATTGTTTTTCAAGGAGTTTGGTTCATAGTGATGGGCTATATGCTATGGACACCTAAATTGATACCTAAAGGTTGTGCACT belongs to Hevea brasiliensis isolate MT/VB/25A 57/8 chromosome 4, ASM3005281v1, whole genome shotgun sequence and includes:
- the LOC110634778 gene encoding uncharacterized protein LOC110634778; its protein translation is MGSLIGHVLPGTAFLALGLWHLFNHIKLYSLHPNSYTSSPWFPTSKLRYLELFLIMAGSSISISMELFIGPERHQPFDPDGTIPSNHLRNFEHSSISMLFLVYATFAILLDRFKPKAQLGLTQLLGAVAFGQQFFLFHLHSTDHKGLEGQYHLLLQAIIIVSLVTTLMGIGLPRSFLVSFVRSVSIVFQGVWFIVMGYMLWTPKLIPKGCALYDEDDHHVVRCGSQESLHRAKSLVNIQFSWLLIGIAIFAISFYLGLVERFGKRVEHYSALPKEFEEIKEEEVFSDVESQKEKKFGESRGSFIHMGAGFAPFNMER